A window of Xylophilus sp. GW821-FHT01B05 contains these coding sequences:
- the mobH gene encoding MobH family relaxase — translation MLSLFQRKRPPVAAAPSPAPATDLPKGLMRPEAAASLLATPRRQKLLEHIWQRTSLSRKQFATLYRTPLERYAELVQQFPASESHHHAYPGGMLDHGLEIVAYSLKLRQSHLLPIGASPEDQAAQSEAWTAAVAYAALLHDIGKIAVDLHVELVDGSTWHPWHGPLHQPYRFRYRDDREYRLHSAATGLLYRQLLDRDLLDWLSGYPSLWAPLLYVLAGQYEHAGVLGELVVQADRASVAQELGGDPARAMAAPKHALQRKLLDGLRYLLKEELKLNQPEASDGWLTEDALWLVSKTVSDKLRAHLLSQGIDGIPANNTAVFNVLQDHGMLQPTSDGKAVWRATVTSSTGWSHSFTLLRLSPALIWEPGDRPASFAGTVAIEAAPTDKDADASVTTPLISAKAATEDRKSPPWEEGGGTAAPVHSLAVQDSHDVVEDMLAVVGLGESTGAELTAEGISGQVIDAPKPATPSATPPSPAPAPAPAPAPAPAPAPAPAPAPAPAPAPASDSATAKPSGEHFMTWLKRGIASRRLIINDAKALVHTVSETAYLVSPGIFQRYAQEHPQVSSLARQDDLQDWQWVQKRFERLQLHRKHPNGRNIWTCDVSGPRRSRRLHGYLLDDVHVLFAEPPPNNPYLLLPQETGKATTPVPARPMMQ, via the coding sequence ATGCTCTCCCTGTTCCAGCGAAAACGGCCCCCGGTCGCTGCCGCGCCGTCGCCAGCACCCGCCACCGACCTCCCGAAAGGGTTGATGCGGCCCGAGGCGGCCGCATCGCTGCTGGCCACGCCGCGCCGGCAGAAGCTGCTGGAACATATCTGGCAGCGCACCTCACTCTCGCGCAAGCAGTTCGCCACCCTGTACCGCACGCCGCTGGAACGCTACGCCGAGCTGGTCCAGCAGTTTCCCGCTTCCGAAAGCCACCACCACGCTTACCCGGGCGGCATGCTGGACCACGGCCTGGAAATCGTCGCCTACAGCCTGAAGCTGCGGCAGTCCCATCTGCTGCCCATCGGTGCCAGCCCCGAGGACCAGGCGGCGCAGTCCGAGGCCTGGACCGCCGCCGTCGCATACGCCGCGCTGCTGCACGACATCGGCAAGATCGCTGTCGATCTGCACGTCGAACTGGTCGATGGCAGCACCTGGCACCCGTGGCACGGCCCGCTGCATCAGCCGTACCGTTTCCGCTACCGCGACGATCGCGAATACCGGCTCCACAGCGCCGCGACAGGCTTGCTCTATCGGCAACTGCTTGATCGTGATCTCCTGGACTGGCTCAGCGGCTATCCCTCTCTGTGGGCGCCGCTACTGTATGTCCTGGCCGGACAGTACGAGCACGCCGGGGTGCTGGGCGAACTGGTGGTACAAGCTGATCGCGCTTCCGTCGCCCAGGAGCTGGGCGGCGATCCAGCACGCGCTATGGCTGCCCCCAAGCACGCGCTGCAACGCAAACTGCTGGACGGGCTGCGGTACCTGCTCAAGGAAGAGTTGAAGCTGAACCAGCCCGAAGCCTCCGATGGCTGGCTCACCGAGGACGCACTATGGCTGGTGAGCAAGACGGTCTCTGACAAGCTACGCGCGCACCTGCTGTCACAAGGTATCGACGGTATCCCTGCGAACAACACCGCGGTATTTAACGTGCTGCAGGACCATGGCATGTTGCAGCCCACGTCCGACGGGAAGGCAGTCTGGCGCGCGACCGTGACCAGTTCCACCGGCTGGTCCCATTCGTTCACTCTGCTGCGGCTGTCACCCGCGCTGATCTGGGAGCCAGGCGATCGGCCGGCGTCGTTTGCTGGCACCGTGGCGATCGAAGCCGCGCCTACCGACAAGGACGCCGACGCGTCGGTCACCACGCCACTGATCTCGGCAAAGGCCGCCACCGAAGATCGGAAATCCCCGCCATGGGAGGAAGGCGGCGGGACTGCAGCTCCAGTTCACTCGCTCGCAGTTCAGGACTCGCATGACGTTGTGGAGGACATGCTGGCGGTGGTGGGCTTAGGCGAATCGACTGGGGCGGAACTGACTGCGGAGGGAATCTCGGGGCAAGTGATCGACGCTCCCAAGCCGGCCACGCCTTCAGCAACACCCCCGTCACCTGCACCTGCACCTGCACCTGCACCCGCGCCCGCGCCCGCGCCCGCGCCCGCGCCCGCGCCCGCGCCCGCGCCCGCGCCCGCGCCCGCATCGGATTCAGCGACAGCGAAGCCATCCGGGGAGCATTTCATGACATGGCTGAAGCGAGGAATCGCATCACGAAGACTCATCATCAACGATGCGAAAGCACTTGTGCATACGGTGAGTGAGACGGCCTATCTGGTCAGCCCAGGCATATTTCAACGCTATGCGCAAGAGCATCCCCAGGTTAGCTCCCTGGCCAGACAGGACGACCTGCAGGACTGGCAGTGGGTGCAGAAGCGCTTCGAGCGGCTACAACTTCATCGCAAGCATCCCAATGGACGGAACATCTGGACTTGCGATGTCAGCGGCCCCAGGAGGTCCCGCCGCCTCCACGGCTACCTTCTGGACGATGTCCATGTTCTGTTCGCAGAGCCCCCACCCAACAATCCCTACCTCTTACTGCCTCAGGAGACGGGCAAAGCAACGACACCTGTTCCTGCTCGCCCAATGATGCAATAG
- a CDS encoding IclR family transcriptional regulator gives MYQASETNAPQKVCRILRVLSHPGALRLSDITAGAGLSAPTALRILETLIEEGFVRRDDVNPKRYTLGDQALLLGIAMQGREHIRDRAKASLMRLADLSGDTALLSVRQGTEAVCVDREFGSYPIRSMHLDVGSRRPLGVGSVGLALLTWLPSVERDLAIELVTPVLKTRFPRLTSARLREEVQRSQSNGYTVLLDVVVERIGGIAAPVFGADGRPVAAIGIAALSDRITSRIPMLAKALQREAASLSEMEGWSGNA, from the coding sequence ATGTACCAAGCTTCCGAGACCAACGCGCCGCAGAAGGTGTGCCGAATCCTGAGGGTCCTGTCCCACCCGGGCGCCTTGAGGCTGTCCGACATCACGGCCGGCGCTGGTTTGAGCGCACCAACGGCGCTACGTATTCTTGAAACCTTGATCGAAGAAGGGTTCGTACGACGCGACGATGTCAACCCGAAGCGCTACACGTTGGGCGATCAGGCGTTGCTGCTTGGGATTGCGATGCAGGGCCGAGAACATATTCGCGACCGCGCCAAGGCCTCCCTGATGCGACTCGCTGACCTTAGCGGCGATACCGCGTTGCTCTCGGTTCGACAGGGTACCGAGGCTGTGTGCGTCGATCGCGAGTTCGGCAGCTATCCGATCCGGTCCATGCATCTGGATGTAGGCAGCCGAAGGCCACTGGGTGTGGGCTCCGTCGGATTGGCGCTGCTCACATGGCTTCCGTCGGTCGAACGGGATCTGGCCATCGAGTTGGTGACACCTGTATTGAAGACGCGGTTTCCGCGATTGACGAGCGCGAGGCTGCGCGAAGAGGTTCAACGTTCACAGAGCAATGGGTACACGGTGCTGCTGGACGTTGTGGTGGAGCGGATTGGTGGCATCGCCGCCCCGGTATTTGGGGCAGATGGTCGACCGGTCGCCGCGATCGGCATCGCAGCCTTGAGTGACCGGATCACTTCGCGCATACCGATGCTCGCGAAGGCGTTGCAGCGGGAAGCTGCTTCACTCTCCGAGATGGAGGGATGGAGCGGGAATGCGTGA
- a CDS encoding GMC family oxidoreductase N-terminal domain-containing protein produces the protein MSIDTYDFIVIGSGSAGGVLANRLSENGQYKVLCLEAGRKGAHYIWTRAPLGVVYMIDNPAVNWRYQSEPHESHGDRPIYAPRGKLLGGSSAINAIVYNRGQLIDYDTWAAQGCSGWSYRDVLPYFKKIESTEIGSDEYRGRHGPVRVVQATKVCPFYDIFIQSAQTLDIPYNADYAGATQEGVAMAQQTSHRGLRHSTATQYLHPARGRRNLTILQGAEATALILEGKRCVGVRFQRDGVEHEVRARREVIVSCGTANTPKLLELSGIGNPDYIRPHGIEVVHELRGVGENLRDHYAALMSWRFNSPGISLAKRGRGWRLWLEILRYGLLRKGFIAQGHGTMRVFARSRPELQEPDLMMVVSPYIIEFKAGKSRRMAATEGYSMYTHFQRTESTGFIHIRSADPLAPPSINYRFLATPTDREKAIAAVRRAREIAAASPIKDLIAEELEPGRHVQSDEQILEYLRTTGTITQHMVGTCKMGDDAMAVVDARLRVHGMSGLRIADASIMPTIISGNTSIPCMMIGEKCADMVLADAAQASRPVAQSPAREAYPATA, from the coding sequence ATGTCCATCGACACCTACGACTTCATCGTCATCGGCTCCGGTTCCGCTGGCGGCGTTCTGGCGAACCGCCTGAGCGAGAACGGTCAATACAAAGTCCTGTGCCTTGAAGCGGGCCGCAAGGGTGCGCACTACATCTGGACCCGCGCACCGCTTGGGGTCGTCTACATGATCGACAACCCAGCCGTGAACTGGCGCTACCAGTCCGAGCCGCACGAGAGCCACGGCGACAGGCCCATCTACGCGCCACGCGGAAAGCTGCTCGGCGGCAGCAGTGCGATCAATGCCATCGTCTACAACCGCGGGCAACTCATCGACTACGACACCTGGGCCGCGCAGGGCTGCTCGGGCTGGAGCTACCGGGACGTGCTTCCGTACTTCAAGAAGATCGAAAGCACCGAGATCGGATCGGACGAATACCGCGGACGGCACGGGCCCGTTCGGGTCGTTCAGGCCACCAAGGTGTGCCCCTTCTACGACATCTTCATCCAGTCCGCTCAGACGCTCGACATTCCGTACAACGCTGACTACGCCGGAGCGACACAGGAAGGCGTGGCGATGGCGCAGCAGACATCGCACCGCGGCCTGCGCCACAGCACCGCCACGCAGTACCTCCACCCGGCCCGCGGGCGTCGCAATCTGACCATCCTGCAAGGCGCCGAAGCGACTGCCCTGATCCTCGAAGGCAAACGCTGCGTCGGCGTACGGTTCCAGCGCGATGGCGTGGAACACGAAGTACGCGCCAGACGCGAGGTCATCGTGTCCTGCGGCACCGCGAACACCCCGAAGCTGCTGGAACTCTCGGGCATCGGCAATCCCGACTACATCCGGCCGCATGGCATTGAGGTGGTCCACGAACTTCGAGGCGTCGGCGAGAACCTGCGCGACCACTACGCCGCGTTGATGAGTTGGCGCTTCAACAGCCCCGGCATCTCCCTGGCCAAGCGGGGGCGCGGCTGGCGGCTGTGGCTGGAGATCCTGCGCTACGGCCTCTTGCGCAAGGGCTTCATTGCGCAGGGTCACGGCACGATGCGCGTGTTCGCCCGCTCGCGCCCTGAACTCCAAGAGCCGGACCTGATGATGGTGGTCAGCCCCTACATCATCGAGTTCAAGGCCGGCAAGAGCCGGCGCATGGCCGCGACCGAGGGCTACTCCATGTACACCCACTTCCAGCGCACAGAGAGCACGGGTTTCATCCACATCCGCTCCGCAGACCCTTTGGCACCACCTTCGATCAACTACCGCTTCCTGGCCACGCCGACCGATCGGGAGAAGGCCATCGCGGCGGTGCGCCGCGCACGCGAGATCGCTGCTGCCTCGCCGATCAAGGACCTCATCGCGGAAGAGTTGGAGCCCGGGCGCCACGTGCAGAGCGATGAGCAGATCCTGGAGTACCTCCGCACCACAGGAACGATCACCCAGCACATGGTGGGGACCTGCAAGATGGGCGATGACGCAATGGCGGTGGTAGATGCACGTCTGCGCGTGCATGGAATGAGCGGCTTGCGCATCGCCGATGCGTCGATCATGCCCACCATCATCTCGGGCAACACCAGCATCCCCTGCATGATGATCGGCGAGAAGTGCGCCGACATGGTGCTCGCCGATGCAGCCCAAGCCTCTCGTCCAGTGGCGCAGAGCCCTGCTCGCGAAGCTTATCCAGCTACCGCTTGA
- a CDS encoding tripartite tricarboxylate transporter substrate binding protein, whose protein sequence is MNHSSARPTTISRRRMVEVGVAACLAPALSLAATYPSKPIRAIVGFVPGGSTDFGARVIAAALSDVLSVPVVVENKPGATGVLATDYVSKQPGDGYTLLVATPTPVIVAPQAMGTQRFDPLTQLAPINMVSTTPMAISAGPRLRLERIKDLVALSRTRQVTIGTSGLGGSLHLVIEALIQSTGANVLVVPYKGTGPTITDCIAGHIDAIVSDVGNVIPFHKEGKLKILGVTSQQRMETLSDVPAIHEDVPGLVMANWLGVFTSGKTPKDLVDKLDAALLKVVGRNDVREQFAKSGYSMASMPNADAFRKFVVAEHQRYGALIRDRGVVIKE, encoded by the coding sequence ATGAACCATTCCTCCGCAAGACCAACAACCATCTCCCGACGCCGCATGGTCGAGGTCGGCGTCGCTGCCTGTCTCGCCCCTGCGCTGTCCTTGGCCGCCACCTATCCCTCCAAGCCGATCCGCGCGATCGTCGGCTTCGTGCCCGGCGGGTCGACCGATTTCGGCGCGCGCGTCATCGCCGCCGCATTGTCAGATGTCCTGAGCGTTCCGGTCGTGGTCGAGAACAAGCCAGGTGCCACCGGCGTCCTGGCCACGGACTACGTCAGCAAGCAACCCGGGGACGGCTACACCCTGCTGGTCGCCACGCCAACGCCCGTCATCGTCGCGCCGCAGGCGATGGGAACACAGCGCTTCGATCCGCTCACGCAGCTCGCACCGATCAACATGGTGTCGACTACGCCGATGGCGATCTCGGCCGGACCGCGCCTGCGCCTCGAACGCATCAAGGACCTGGTCGCGCTTTCGCGCACGCGGCAGGTGACGATCGGCACCTCCGGATTGGGCGGTTCGTTGCACCTCGTCATCGAGGCCTTGATCCAGTCAACCGGTGCCAATGTCCTCGTGGTCCCATACAAAGGCACGGGACCTACGATCACCGACTGCATCGCCGGCCATATCGATGCCATCGTCTCCGATGTCGGCAATGTGATTCCCTTTCACAAGGAGGGAAAGCTCAAGATCCTCGGCGTCACGTCCCAGCAGCGCATGGAGACACTGTCGGATGTCCCGGCCATCCATGAGGACGTGCCCGGCCTGGTCATGGCGAACTGGCTGGGGGTGTTCACCTCGGGAAAGACGCCCAAAGACCTGGTCGACAAGCTCGACGCCGCCTTGCTGAAGGTGGTGGGGAGGAACGACGTCCGCGAGCAGTTCGCCAAGTCCGGCTACAGCATGGCGTCCATGCCCAATGCGGATGCCTTTCGCAAGTTCGTCGTCGCCGAGCACCAACGCTACGGCGCACTGATCCGCGACCGCGGCGTGGTGATCAAGGAATGA
- a CDS encoding SDR family oxidoreductase — MKPDATAMYTMPADTRPRDWMRRSTIEGFAMLVVGAGSGMGAACARAIEANGGRVALADLNLDHAQSVATEIVADGGDAFAIKMDVASDQDCHEAVAQVVSTYGCLDALINTATWSKNGMLESVQMDEWREAFQTNVHGPLELARACLPHLRNSPSPSIVHVGSLAGVNGFARHSAYGTTKGALITMSRQMAFEWAVDGIRVNVVIPGTIDSPLAQKMQPAAVRAERFRQIPLGRLGHASEMADLALFWHRQRRPSSPARSSTVAAAFLSTPSSFRAE; from the coding sequence ATGAAGCCCGACGCCACCGCCATGTACACCATGCCGGCTGATACGCGTCCGCGCGACTGGATGCGCAGATCCACGATCGAGGGCTTCGCCATGCTCGTGGTTGGCGCGGGGAGCGGCATGGGCGCTGCCTGTGCGAGAGCCATCGAGGCCAACGGCGGCCGTGTCGCGCTAGCAGACCTCAATCTCGATCACGCCCAGTCCGTCGCGACTGAGATCGTCGCCGATGGCGGCGACGCGTTTGCCATCAAGATGGACGTTGCGAGCGATCAAGACTGCCACGAGGCCGTGGCGCAAGTCGTCTCGACCTATGGTTGCCTCGATGCGCTGATCAACACCGCGACGTGGAGCAAGAACGGCATGCTCGAGTCCGTGCAGATGGACGAATGGCGCGAAGCCTTTCAGACCAACGTGCACGGGCCACTCGAACTGGCCCGCGCCTGTCTTCCCCATTTGCGGAACAGCCCATCCCCATCGATCGTGCATGTGGGCTCCCTGGCCGGCGTAAATGGCTTCGCGCGGCACTCGGCCTATGGCACGACCAAGGGAGCGCTGATCACGATGAGTCGACAAATGGCCTTCGAATGGGCCGTGGATGGAATCCGTGTGAACGTCGTCATCCCTGGAACGATCGATTCACCGCTGGCGCAGAAGATGCAGCCGGCTGCCGTGCGCGCCGAGCGCTTCCGGCAGATCCCGCTGGGCCGCCTCGGCCATGCCAGCGAGATGGCCGACCTGGCCCTGTTCTGGCATCGCCAGCGGCGTCCTTCATCACCGGCCAGGTCATCCACTGTTGCGGCGGCTTTCCTATCAACACCTTCGTCGTTCCGAGCGGAATGA
- a CDS encoding aldehyde dehydrogenase, whose amino-acid sequence MTKYELFIDGQWVAEPGQEYFPAINPYTREPWAMVPQASDAQVAQAIAAARRSFDSHWRKTSGLERARLLQRLADLLEADADRMGTLESTDNGKVIRETRSQQLFAARAYRFFAGFADKLWGKSIPLDDRDVLDFTRREPVGVVVAITAWNSPMHLLSNKLAPAIAAGNCIVIKPSEHASVTTLEFAKLCERAGFPPGVINVVTGDAPVGKALLSSGRVDHVSFTGSPGVGREISAAAGRLLVPVTMELGGKSPNIIFDDADIRKATIGALAGIFGGTGQSCIAGSRLLVQRKVYREVSETLVARARLIKMGNPIDPATEMGTAANQPQFERIMSSIEGAIHAGAKLLTGGKAAEGPDLGRGFFIEPTIFGDVRNDMHVAQEEIFGPVLSIIPFDTEEEAIAIGNDTKYGLAAGIWTTNVARALRVSREIHAGMVWVNTYRAAAVQAPFGGVKDSGSGRERGEEALDPYTVTKNVMVSYSDEERDPFAMKL is encoded by the coding sequence ATGACCAAGTACGAACTCTTTATCGATGGCCAATGGGTCGCCGAGCCCGGCCAGGAGTACTTTCCGGCTATCAATCCATACACCCGCGAGCCCTGGGCCATGGTTCCCCAAGCCTCGGACGCGCAGGTGGCACAGGCCATTGCCGCAGCACGGCGCAGCTTCGATAGCCATTGGCGCAAGACATCGGGCCTGGAGCGTGCACGGCTGCTGCAGCGGTTGGCCGATCTGCTGGAGGCGGACGCCGACCGAATGGGCACGCTGGAGAGCACCGACAACGGCAAGGTCATCCGCGAAACGCGGTCGCAACAGTTGTTCGCAGCGCGCGCCTACCGCTTCTTTGCGGGCTTTGCCGACAAGCTGTGGGGCAAGAGCATTCCGCTCGACGACCGCGATGTGCTCGACTTCACGCGACGCGAGCCCGTCGGCGTGGTCGTGGCGATCACCGCTTGGAATTCGCCGATGCACCTGCTGTCCAACAAGCTCGCACCTGCCATCGCTGCAGGCAACTGCATCGTGATCAAGCCGTCGGAGCATGCCTCGGTCACGACGCTGGAGTTCGCCAAGCTGTGCGAACGGGCCGGCTTTCCTCCGGGTGTCATCAACGTGGTCACGGGCGACGCGCCTGTCGGCAAGGCGCTGCTAAGCAGCGGGCGGGTCGATCATGTGAGCTTCACAGGCAGTCCAGGCGTCGGCCGGGAGATCTCCGCAGCGGCGGGCCGGTTGCTGGTGCCGGTCACCATGGAGCTGGGTGGCAAATCGCCCAACATCATCTTCGACGACGCTGACATCCGGAAGGCCACGATCGGTGCGCTCGCGGGCATCTTCGGCGGAACGGGCCAGTCGTGCATCGCGGGTTCTCGTCTGCTGGTACAGCGCAAGGTTTACCGCGAGGTGTCCGAAACGCTGGTCGCGCGCGCACGCCTGATCAAGATGGGCAACCCCATCGATCCGGCAACCGAGATGGGCACCGCGGCGAATCAGCCGCAATTCGAGCGGATCATGAGTTCGATCGAAGGCGCGATCCATGCAGGGGCAAAGCTGCTGACCGGCGGCAAGGCGGCGGAAGGTCCTGACCTCGGCCGCGGCTTCTTTATCGAGCCCACCATATTCGGTGACGTCCGCAACGATATGCACGTCGCCCAGGAAGAGATCTTCGGCCCCGTGCTCTCCATCATTCCGTTCGACACGGAGGAGGAGGCGATCGCCATCGGCAACGACACGAAATACGGCCTCGCCGCCGGCATCTGGACCACCAATGTCGCCCGGGCCCTGCGCGTCTCGCGCGAGATTCATGCAGGCATGGTCTGGGTCAACACCTACCGCGCGGCGGCTGTGCAGGCGCCGTTCGGTGGCGTCAAGGACAGCGGCTCCGGACGCGAGCGCGGCGAAGAGGCGCTGGACCCGTACACCGTTACGAAGAACGTCATGGTCAGCTATTCGGACGAGGAGCGCGATCCTTTTGCCATGAAGCTTTGA